The region GTGATACCGACAGCGAAGCGGCGTTCTGCGACTTGCTCAACCGGGTGCGGGCAGCGTTCCCTGAACCGGTCGAGATCGAAGAACTGCTGCCAGACCTGGTGGCCGCCTGCGCCGAGTACCGCAGCAAAGGCGTGTTCAACTGCCTGCTCAGCGACGGCGACTGGCTGTTCTGCTATTGCTCGACCAAACTGGCGCAGATCACCCGCCGCGCCCCGTTCGGCCCGGCGCGCCTGAAGGATGTCGATGTGATCGTCGACTTCCAGGCCGAAACCACGCCTAACGACGTGGTCACGGTGATCGCCACCGAACCGTTGACCGAAAACGAAACCTGGACCCGCTACGAACCGGGCCAATGGAGCCTCTGGCGACGCGGTGAATGCGTCAGCCAGGGCAAGACCGAATAAGGACTCACCTCAATGTTGCTCAGTTATCTACGGCTGGTGTTGTTTGCGGCGGGCCTGTTGATCGGTGTCCAGGTGCCGGGCTTCATCGGCGACTACGCCAAACGGGTCGAAGCGCATCTGATTGAAGCGCAGACCGGTTTGAGTGGTTTCCAGGGCACCGCCAATCAGTTCTTCAAGGGCGATATGCAGGCCTTGGTCGCCCACTACCGCGAAAGCGAAGACCCGATCTTTCGCAGCGATGCCGACAGCTTGAGCACCTTGCTCTCCCGGCAGTTGGCCCTGGATAAACAGTTCCAGGCCATGCAAGGTCCGTGGTACATCCGCGTCCTGCAAGTGGCGCTGGCCGCCGACCCGGATATTCGCAAGGAAACCTGGAACGGCTACAGCTACCAGATCCTGCTGACCCCGGAAGCGATGATCTGGGGCATGAGTGGTGCGTTGCTGTTGTCATTCGGCATTGAATGCCTGTTCCGGTTGATCGACTGGGTGGTACTCGGCGGCAAACGCCTGCGCCAGAGCCGGCCGATTGAAGATCGGGATGTGCGTGGGTTGTAAGAACAAAAAGATCAAAAGATCGCAGCCTCCGGCAGCTCCTACTCCAATCTCTGTAGGAGCTGCCGAAGGCTGCGATCTTTGATTTTAGCCAGCCGAAGTTTGCCGAGAACAGGGCTTTTGTGGCGAGGGAGCTTGCTCCCGCTGGGCTGCGAAGCAGCCCCAAAACCAGTCACCCTGGTGTTTCAGATAAACCGCGTTTGTCGGGTTATACGACGGCTTCGCAGCCGAGCGGGAGCAAGCTCCCTCGCCACAGTGTGTGGTTAGTCAGCAAGAATGATGTAACCCTCACCCACCTTGCGCGCATACCCCTCCAGCACCAGCTGACACAACGCCACAATCTCCTCGACCCATTCCACCCCGACCCGCCACGACACCACCACCTGCAAATTCGGTGGCCGTTGATCGATAGCCAGCAAGGTCAACTCCCCGCGCGCCAGTTCCTCAGCCACCAACACTGGCGGCAGCGCGCCAATCCCGAAGCCGTCGCGCAACAACCGGGTAATCGCCGACACCGAATTCACGCAGTTCAATCGTGGCGCCATCACCCCGTTGGCCTGCATCAACGCCAGAATGTCCTGATGTGGATGCGAGTTTTTCGAGTAGGTAATGATCCGCTCCCGCGCCAGATCCGCCACGCCTGAATACTCACGGTTGTAGAT is a window of Pseudomonas sp. 10S4 DNA encoding:
- a CDS encoding class II glutamine amidotransferase, whose protein sequence is MCELLGMSANVPTDIVFSFTGLMQRGGRTGPHRDGWGIAFYEGRGLRLFQDPAASCESEVANLVQRYPIKSEVVIGHIRQANVGKVCLSNTHPFVRELWGRNWCFAHNGQLADFEPIKSFYRPVGDTDSEAAFCDLLNRVRAAFPEPVEIEELLPDLVAACAEYRSKGVFNCLLSDGDWLFCYCSTKLAQITRRAPFGPARLKDVDVIVDFQAETTPNDVVTVIATEPLTENETWTRYEPGQWSLWRRGECVSQGKTE
- a CDS encoding DUF2937 family protein, whose product is MLLSYLRLVLFAAGLLIGVQVPGFIGDYAKRVEAHLIEAQTGLSGFQGTANQFFKGDMQALVAHYRESEDPIFRSDADSLSTLLSRQLALDKQFQAMQGPWYIRVLQVALAADPDIRKETWNGYSYQILLTPEAMIWGMSGALLLSFGIECLFRLIDWVVLGGKRLRQSRPIEDRDVRGL